The Planctomycetia bacterium nucleotide sequence CAGTCTTCTTGCGACGGAATGCGCTGCATCCGTTTCTACGACTTTATGAGTAGCGCTCCAATTTGGGAATCGGCGCAACAAATCCGTATCGAGATTCTTGTCGCGAATCTGCGCGAGATTGGAGGCATTTAACAAATCCACCATGCGATTGTTGCCGGCATATTGTTGTCGAATACGCAAGAGAGCGCGTTCGATTTCGGAATTCGACTTTGAGGCAACTACCGCCAAGCGACTCGAAACAAACGCATCGCTCAGTTCACGTGTTAAATGTAACTGAAAAGGGGACGAGATCCCGCACTGGGTAACCAGTGCTTCGATGATCGGACACTTTCCCGTCACGCCGATATCGAACAACAGAAGGATCGTATCGTGGGAACATGTGACCCAGCACTCGATCAATTCCGTAAGATGCGCGGCGGCGATCCCCTTTGCGTTCACCAGCACTACGACCGGTCCCTTAGGCGTATTCCAAGGGCTCAATTCTTGCTTAGTCGAGAAGTTTAGGTGTGAGCGGCCTTTGCAATGGCTACTTGCGAACTCTTCGAGCGACCGCCTCACCTGTTTGCCGGAATTAGATTCCTCCGACAATACGACGACGTCCGAAACATTCGGATGCCGTAGCGAAAGAATGCTGCCGACCCCTTCATTCGTAAAAGCGCTTAAGTCGACGACCGATTGCTTGCCAATCAGTTTGTCTAATATCGAATGAGCCAGCATGACATCCACAGGATTAATGAAGTCCGTGAGGACTTCATCCCGGCGATCAGGTCGGCAGGAGTTCCAGTATTCTTCGATCGGATGAAAAATCGAATAAATCGATGGAAGCCGACAACGATCCGTTTGAGAAGTGATTTGCATGCGTATATTCGGAGTGAGCTGATCCGTTTATTAGAAACGCGCGATAGTCGTTAGTCGCAACGGATCGATAATCGTTTCAGCAAGGTTTTGTAGTAGTCGGCTTTCGATATAACGAATTGGCTTCAGATGTAGCCGATGTCCGGGAAGTAACGAAGATGTTTCGTGTTAAATGCGAGTCGGCTTCGGACCTTAAACTGGTCGTACATTCGTCCGAAGCGAGGTGCAAATTCATGGTATCGATCGAGGTTATTGCTCATCGATTGCGGAAGAACATAGTAATAGCCGAACACCACCGGAACAAAAACAATGAGCCTACCGTTCGTCACTAAGTGATGCCACTGCTCATAGTCTTCCATGACATTGAATGTCGTGTTGTATCCCCCGACGTCCAGCAATTGATCTCGGTCTACTAAAGAAAAAGAGTCGATATAGTTGTGTTCGAAAATGGCGCCTTGGACAGGTTCGTTGCTTAAGACACCGAAAGCACATTGAGAAGCGGCCGTGCGATACAGCAGATTGCCGTATGCGACGGCGGCGCTCGTGTCGTCCAGCGTGCGAACTAAAGTGGGTAGGTTTTCGGGCACTAACTCATTGTCTGCATCTAGGAAAGCCACGTAACGGTATTGCGCATTCAACAAGGCTTGATTTCTTGCTTCCGCCAAGCTGCGCGAATCGGAAAAAGCCAAGAGACGCATTCCGTCGGCATAATGGATCGCCTCCAGTTGTCGCAGCAACGTTAATGATCCGTCTCTGGAGCCGTCGTCGATGACCAATATTTCACAAGGAGTTCCCCGTTCACGAAGAATTTTTGCCGATGCGAGCGCGGAGATGATTGCCCGAGGCAATACAAGCTCATGATTCCAATTCGGTATGGCAATCGTCACGCCTGCCGGATTCGCTCCCACTGCGATGCTCCTTGATTCCGCTATTGATTCGATGCGTTGCTTCGACAGCCGCAAACATCGCCCGATCTAAGTTGAGTCGGTGCGTCGGTGTTGTTCGGTTAGGCTGCCAGTTGAGTGGGTTGTTCGGTAATCATCGTCGGCAGCGAGAACACTCTGGCAAGTTCTTGCGCCAATGTGGGAAACGATCTCCATTCGGCGAGATATCGAGCTCTTAAATCCGAGAACATCTTCGGCTGCATTTGCTTTACGGCCTGTTCGATATTTAAGACTAAATAGTCGAACGGCATCTTCGGCGGGGGCCTGTCGGACGTTAGGGTTACCTTGATCGGCACTCCACCGGTCAGAAGCGATGCCCGAAACCGTTCGGGCTCCAAGTAAAAATGGTGATGATGCGAGCACCACACTTGATATTCGGTACGCGTTAGAACTTTTTCGAACTGCT carries:
- a CDS encoding glycosyltransferase family 2 protein, with translation MGANPAGVTIAIPNWNHELVLPRAIISALASAKILRERGTPCEILVIDDGSRDGSLTLLRQLEAIHYADGMRLLAFSDSRSLAEARNQALLNAQYRYVAFLDADNELVPENLPTLVRTLDDTSAAVAYGNLLYRTAASQCAFGVLSNEPVQGAIFEHNYIDSFSLVDRDQLLDVGGYNTTFNVMEDYEQWHHLVTNGRLIVFVPVVFGYYYVLPQSMSNNLDRYHEFAPRFGRMYDQFKVRSRLAFNTKHLRYFPDIGYI